A single genomic interval of Plantibacter sp. Leaf314 harbors:
- a CDS encoding Ppx/GppA phosphatase family protein has product MRLGVLDVGSNTVHLLIVDAHPGARPIPQSSHKSVLRLMRYLLPDGSISDEGVAVILDSIGAAAAIARESGLDELLSMATSAIREATNGPEVLALVEERTGIALQVLSGDDEAKLTFLAVRRWYGWSAGEMLLLDIGGGSLEIAAGGDEVPDVAISLPLGAGRSTVGFLHDDPPTAAQQEALRLHARQVLADALPAFAAEPDAHHVVGSSKTIRSLARLAGSVADGIGGTERSLLRRSQLDDWIPRLARIPAEARPALPGITADRTFQIVAGGIVLSEAMAAFRVRELDVSPWALREGIILRYLDRLG; this is encoded by the coding sequence ATGCGACTCGGAGTCCTCGACGTGGGATCGAACACCGTCCACCTGCTCATCGTGGACGCCCACCCCGGCGCTCGCCCCATCCCCCAGTCGTCGCACAAGTCGGTGCTGCGACTCATGCGATACCTCCTGCCCGACGGCTCCATCAGCGATGAGGGCGTCGCCGTCATCCTCGATTCGATCGGCGCGGCCGCGGCGATCGCCCGCGAGAGCGGCCTCGACGAGCTGCTCTCGATGGCGACGTCCGCCATCCGCGAGGCCACCAACGGGCCCGAAGTCCTCGCGCTGGTCGAGGAGCGGACCGGCATCGCACTCCAGGTGCTGTCCGGTGACGACGAGGCGAAACTCACCTTCCTCGCCGTCCGCCGCTGGTACGGCTGGTCCGCCGGCGAGATGCTGCTGCTCGACATCGGCGGCGGTTCCCTCGAGATCGCCGCCGGCGGCGACGAGGTCCCCGACGTCGCCATCTCCCTCCCGCTGGGTGCCGGGCGTTCCACCGTCGGGTTCCTCCACGACGACCCGCCGACCGCAGCCCAGCAGGAGGCACTCCGGCTGCACGCCCGCCAGGTGCTCGCCGACGCCCTGCCGGCCTTCGCCGCCGAACCGGACGCGCATCACGTCGTCGGGTCGTCGAAGACCATCCGCTCGCTGGCGCGGCTCGCCGGCTCGGTCGCCGACGGCATCGGCGGTACCGAACGGTCGCTGCTGCGCCGCAGCCAGCTCGACGACTGGATCCCGCGGCTCGCGAGGATCCCGGCCGAGGCGCGCCCCGCACTCCCCGGCATCACCGCCGACCGCACCTTCCAGATCGTCGCGGGCGGGATCGTCCTCTCCGAGGCGATGGCCGCGTTCCGCGTGCGCGAGCTCGACGTCTCCCCCTGGGCACTCCGCGAGGGCATCATCCTCCGCTACCTCGACCGCCTCGGCTGA
- a CDS encoding DoxX family protein, which yields MTTLSDHQHTDRRDATVVPPVPASAAADRRSVGLDAGLVLLRVVLGVVFIAHGLQKFLVDTIPGVAAGFGGMGIPLPDVTAVVVAGLEVVGGLLLIVGLGTRVIGALLAVTMAVALVLVHLPAGFSAAEGGFEYVMVLGVAALALALTGPGRFAIDALIRRRH from the coding sequence ATGACGACGCTCTCCGACCACCAGCACACCGACCGCCGCGACGCCACCGTCGTCCCACCGGTTCCGGCCTCGGCCGCCGCCGACCGGCGCTCCGTCGGCCTCGACGCCGGGCTCGTCCTCCTCCGCGTGGTCCTCGGGGTGGTCTTCATCGCGCACGGGCTGCAGAAGTTCCTCGTCGACACGATCCCGGGCGTCGCCGCCGGCTTCGGCGGGATGGGCATCCCGCTCCCCGACGTGACCGCGGTCGTCGTCGCCGGACTCGAGGTCGTCGGTGGACTCCTGCTCATCGTCGGGCTCGGCACCCGCGTCATCGGGGCGCTGCTCGCCGTGACGATGGCGGTGGCCCTGGTCCTCGTGCACCTGCCGGCCGGCTTCTCCGCCGCCGAAGGTGGCTTCGAGTACGTCATGGTGCTCGGCGTCGCCGCCCTCGCCCTCGCCCTCACGGGCCCGGGTCGGTTCGCGATCGACGCGCTCATCCGCCGTCGCCACTGA
- a CDS encoding Rossmann-like and DUF2520 domain-containing protein, with amino-acid sequence MSADRRNARLGVGIIGSGRVGPVIGAALGGAGHAIVGITAVSEESLDRANALLPDVPVLDPTEVVERSELVVIAVPDEQLASLVEGLAAVGAWQPGQLVAHTSARFGTAVLAPAARAGAIPLALHPAMVFTGTSLDLARLHETSFAVTAPAPVQPIGQALVVEMGAEPVIIAEADREAYAEAVETAASFSRAVVQQATGLLQEIGIENAGGFLSSLVRSSVDEALRGATTPDVDELL; translated from the coding sequence GTGAGCGCCGACCGTCGGAATGCCCGCCTCGGCGTCGGGATCATCGGAAGCGGTCGGGTCGGCCCGGTCATCGGGGCGGCCCTCGGCGGTGCCGGACACGCGATCGTCGGCATCACCGCGGTGTCCGAGGAGAGTCTCGACCGCGCGAACGCCCTGTTGCCGGACGTCCCCGTGCTCGATCCGACCGAGGTCGTCGAGCGGAGCGAACTCGTCGTGATCGCCGTGCCGGACGAGCAACTCGCGTCGCTGGTCGAGGGGCTCGCGGCGGTGGGTGCGTGGCAGCCGGGCCAGCTCGTGGCGCACACCTCGGCTCGCTTCGGCACCGCGGTCCTCGCTCCGGCCGCTCGCGCGGGCGCCATCCCGTTGGCGTTGCACCCGGCGATGGTGTTCACGGGGACCAGCCTCGACCTCGCCCGCTTGCACGAGACGTCCTTCGCCGTCACCGCTCCGGCACCCGTCCAGCCGATCGGCCAGGCACTGGTCGTGGAGATGGGCGCGGAACCGGTGATCATCGCCGAGGCCGATCGGGAGGCGTACGCCGAGGCGGTCGAGACGGCTGCCAGCTTCTCGCGGGCCGTCGTGCAGCAGGCGACCGGACTCCTCCAGGAGATCGGGATCGAGAACGCCGGCGGGTTCCTGTCCTCGCTCGTCCGGTCCTCGGTGGACGAGGCCTTGCGCGGCGCCACGACGCCCGACGTCGACGAGCTGCTCTAG
- the cls gene encoding cardiolipin synthase, with translation MTIEFSWNWLGITALVLDFIIRVIAVIVVPRNRRPTAGMAWLLAIFLIPYLGVIVFLLIGNPKLPRVRRRKQYDINVYIRQTTRDLVKANLTSNAPAWFRSVVTLNRNLGSMPLQGGNAASLIGDYEASIHAMAGDVDRAEHFVHVEFYILTCDRTTKPFFDALERAIDRGVTVRVLLDHFASWRTPDYKHTLQRLTAMGAQWALMLPLQPFKGKFQRPDLRNHRKMVIVDGAVAYMGSQNMIDRSYNKPGNIKRGLQWQELMTRVEGPGVAGINTIFLSDWYSETGDVLSQEVGLLDARPAGDLELQVVPSGPGFDGDNNLKLFLALIYAAQRRIVITSPYFVPDESLLAAVTTAVQRGVPVDLFVSEIGDQAVVWHAQRSYYEALLRAGVRIFQYPAPYILHAKHFTIDDDVAVIGSSNMDMRSFGLNLEVSLMVRGREFVREMRAVEDGYREISKELTLAEWLKQPLRSTVLDNLARLTSALQ, from the coding sequence ATGACGATCGAGTTCTCCTGGAACTGGCTGGGCATCACCGCCCTCGTCCTGGACTTCATCATCCGGGTCATCGCGGTCATCGTCGTCCCGCGCAACCGGCGCCCCACCGCCGGGATGGCCTGGTTGCTGGCCATCTTCCTCATCCCGTACCTCGGCGTCATCGTCTTCCTGCTCATCGGCAATCCGAAGCTGCCGCGGGTGCGTCGGCGGAAGCAGTACGACATCAACGTGTACATCCGTCAGACGACCCGCGACCTCGTCAAGGCGAACCTGACCTCGAACGCGCCGGCGTGGTTCCGATCGGTCGTGACACTCAACCGCAACCTCGGCTCGATGCCACTCCAGGGCGGGAACGCCGCGAGCCTGATCGGCGACTACGAGGCCTCCATCCACGCGATGGCCGGCGACGTCGACCGCGCCGAGCACTTCGTGCACGTCGAGTTCTACATCCTCACCTGCGACCGGACGACGAAACCGTTCTTCGACGCGCTGGAGCGGGCCATCGATCGCGGCGTCACCGTCCGGGTGCTGCTCGACCACTTCGCGAGCTGGCGGACCCCCGACTACAAGCACACCCTGCAGCGCCTCACGGCGATGGGGGCGCAGTGGGCGCTCATGCTGCCGCTCCAGCCCTTCAAGGGGAAGTTCCAACGTCCCGACCTCCGGAACCACCGCAAGATGGTGATCGTCGACGGCGCCGTCGCGTACATGGGGTCGCAGAACATGATCGACCGGAGCTACAACAAGCCGGGCAACATCAAACGCGGGCTCCAGTGGCAGGAGCTCATGACCCGGGTGGAGGGCCCGGGGGTCGCCGGCATCAACACGATCTTCCTGAGTGACTGGTACAGCGAGACGGGCGACGTGCTGTCGCAGGAGGTCGGGTTGCTCGACGCCCGCCCGGCCGGCGACCTCGAACTCCAGGTGGTGCCGAGCGGCCCCGGGTTCGACGGCGACAACAACCTCAAGCTCTTCCTCGCGCTCATCTACGCGGCGCAACGGCGCATCGTCATCACGAGTCCGTACTTCGTCCCCGACGAGTCGTTGCTCGCCGCCGTCACGACCGCCGTGCAGCGCGGGGTCCCGGTCGATCTGTTCGTGTCCGAGATCGGCGACCAGGCGGTGGTGTGGCACGCACAGCGGTCGTACTACGAGGCGCTTCTGCGGGCTGGGGTGCGGATCTTCCAGTACCCGGCGCCGTACATCCTGCACGCCAAGCACTTCACGATCGACGACGACGTGGCGGTCATCGGCTCGAGCAACATGGACATGCGGTCCTTCGGTCTCAACCTGGAGGTGTCGCTCATGGTCCGTGGGCGGGAGTTCGTCCGTGAGATGCGTGCCGTGGAGGACGGGTACCGCGAGATCAGCAAGGAGCTGACGCTCGCGGAATGGCTGAAGCAGCCGCTGCGCTCGACCGTCCTCGACAACCTCGCCCGACTCACCTCGGCGCTCCAGTAG
- a CDS encoding PH domain-containing protein — protein MSEQQPQGPPPRFEAPAAGPRVKPTAEAIIPRVAGQSLVDGQWHRLHPATPLLRGGIAFVAILGIVIANLRERLIEFFIPAPGMEQPTDPIDYILNHGFVGWVLLAIAGGLIVVIAVFWLSWRMHTFRVTDEAVEVRSGILFRTNRKAKLDRIQGVSIEKPLLARLIGASRINVSVAGQDANVKLEYLYTADADGLRRDVLTLASGVKLAERQQRPAAAPVDPSLPDAATPDGGGVSRFVTERVDDFISPELDPQEAVPDSVVRLTLGRLVGSTVLSPFTVIVLISVVVGVVLLVNGLEWAWFWLVPMVLSLGAFIWSSVTKSLRYSIAATPSGVRVGFGLFSTTNDTIPPGRIHAIEVSQPIIWRPFGWWRVRINKAGLSLEQAARGASNNTVLPVGSLVDAAQVVELMLAGRIDGSAWAPLQSALSTRDGVGFVGSPRRSMWINWFSWRRTGYALRDGMLLFRQGVVWRKLHILPLARLQSIRINQGPLLRALDLASATAHTVPGPVIAKLPAMARDEAVRMFEAASEAIVVAQATDRSHRWASFDPEHQPGDEPVTAPYLAEPTAQPGTEAVAEAEGPLESPATPVPADDDRTMR, from the coding sequence GTGAGCGAGCAGCAGCCGCAGGGACCGCCGCCCCGGTTCGAGGCGCCCGCTGCCGGGCCACGCGTCAAACCGACGGCCGAGGCGATCATTCCGCGCGTCGCCGGGCAGAGCCTGGTCGACGGTCAGTGGCACCGCCTGCACCCGGCGACGCCCCTGCTCCGCGGCGGCATCGCGTTCGTCGCCATCCTCGGCATCGTCATCGCCAACCTGCGCGAGCGGCTCATCGAGTTCTTCATCCCGGCGCCGGGCATGGAGCAGCCGACCGACCCGATCGACTACATCCTGAACCACGGGTTCGTCGGCTGGGTGCTCCTCGCGATCGCCGGCGGGCTCATCGTGGTCATCGCCGTGTTCTGGCTCTCGTGGCGCATGCACACCTTCCGCGTCACCGACGAGGCCGTCGAGGTCCGCAGCGGCATCCTCTTCCGCACGAACCGCAAGGCCAAGCTCGACCGCATCCAGGGCGTCTCCATCGAGAAGCCGCTGCTGGCCCGACTCATCGGCGCCTCCCGCATCAACGTGAGCGTCGCCGGGCAGGACGCGAACGTCAAGCTCGAGTACCTCTACACGGCGGACGCCGACGGCCTCCGCCGCGACGTGCTCACCCTCGCGAGCGGCGTGAAGCTCGCCGAGCGCCAGCAGCGGCCCGCCGCCGCTCCGGTCGACCCGAGTCTGCCGGACGCCGCGACGCCGGACGGCGGCGGCGTCTCACGGTTCGTCACCGAGCGGGTGGACGACTTCATCTCACCGGAACTGGACCCTCAGGAGGCGGTGCCGGATTCGGTCGTGCGGCTGACCCTCGGGCGTCTCGTCGGCTCGACCGTGCTCAGTCCGTTCACCGTCATCGTCCTGATCTCGGTCGTGGTCGGGGTGGTCCTGCTCGTGAACGGTCTCGAGTGGGCCTGGTTCTGGCTCGTGCCGATGGTGCTGAGCCTCGGTGCCTTCATCTGGTCGAGCGTGACGAAGTCGCTCCGCTACAGCATCGCCGCGACCCCCTCGGGCGTGCGCGTCGGGTTCGGTCTGTTCTCGACGACCAACGACACCATCCCTCCGGGTCGCATCCACGCCATCGAGGTGTCGCAGCCGATCATCTGGCGTCCCTTCGGCTGGTGGAGGGTCCGGATCAACAAGGCCGGTCTCTCCCTCGAGCAGGCTGCCCGCGGGGCGAGCAACAACACGGTGTTGCCGGTCGGATCGCTCGTCGACGCCGCCCAGGTCGTGGAGCTCATGCTCGCGGGCCGCATCGACGGCAGCGCCTGGGCTCCACTGCAGTCCGCCCTCTCGACGCGTGACGGGGTCGGGTTCGTCGGGTCGCCCCGTCGCTCGATGTGGATCAACTGGTTCTCGTGGCGGCGCACGGGCTATGCGCTGCGCGACGGGATGCTGCTCTTCCGCCAGGGGGTGGTCTGGCGGAAGCTGCACATCCTGCCGCTCGCCCGGCTGCAGAGCATCCGGATCAACCAGGGGCCGCTCCTGCGGGCACTCGACCTGGCCTCCGCGACCGCGCACACGGTGCCCGGTCCGGTCATCGCGAAGCTCCCGGCCATGGCGCGGGACGAGGCGGTACGCATGTTCGAGGCGGCCTCCGAGGCGATCGTGGTCGCGCAGGCGACCGACCGGAGTCACCGCTGGGCGAGCTTCGACCCCGAACACCAGCCCGGTGACGAGCCGGTGACGGCCCCGTACCTCGCAGAACCGACGGCGCAGCCGGGCACGGAGGCCGTGGCTGAGGCCGAGGGACCACTCGAATCCCCGGCAACGCCGGTGCCGGCCGACGACGATCGGACGATGCGGTGA
- the lysS gene encoding lysine--tRNA ligase has translation MTDTTPEPIDDAAEQAELSEQKAVRLAKRQRLIDEATSGAGGAYPVTLPITDTIPAVRARYGELQPDEATGVTVGVAGRVVHLRNTGKLCFASLQSGDGSRIQAMVSLASVGDEQLAAWKELVDLGDHVFVSGEVISSRRGELSIMVAEWTIAAKAILPLPNLHNELNEETRVRSRYLDLIARDQARKNVLDRAKTVASLRQTFTERDFVEVETPMLQVMHGGASARPFVTHSNAFDTELYLRIAPELYLKRAVVGGIDHVYEINRNFRNEGADSTHSPEFAMLEAYEAYGDYGTMADLTQTLIQNAALATSGSHVVTWADGTEFDLGGDWDRISMFESLSAAAGVEITPQTPIEELKALAEREGVEVPHPIHGKYVEELWEHFVKGGLERPTFVMDFPVDTSPLVRAHRSVEGAVEKWDLYVRGFELATGYSELVDPVVQRERFIEQAKLAAQGDVEAMRLDEEFLRALEFGMPPSGGMGMGIDRLLMALTGLGIRETILFPLVK, from the coding sequence ATGACTGACACGACGCCAGAGCCGATCGACGACGCAGCAGAGCAGGCAGAGCTCTCCGAGCAGAAGGCCGTCCGCCTCGCGAAGCGCCAGCGCCTCATCGACGAGGCGACCTCCGGTGCCGGTGGCGCCTACCCGGTCACCCTGCCCATCACGGACACCATCCCGGCCGTGCGCGCCCGCTACGGCGAGCTGCAGCCCGACGAGGCGACCGGCGTGACCGTGGGCGTCGCCGGGCGGGTCGTGCACCTGCGCAACACCGGCAAGCTCTGCTTCGCGAGCCTGCAGTCGGGCGACGGCAGCCGCATCCAGGCGATGGTGAGTCTCGCCAGCGTCGGCGACGAGCAGCTCGCCGCGTGGAAGGAGCTCGTCGACCTCGGCGACCACGTCTTCGTCTCCGGCGAGGTCATCTCCAGTCGCCGTGGGGAGCTGTCGATCATGGTGGCCGAGTGGACCATCGCCGCGAAGGCGATCCTCCCGCTGCCGAACCTCCACAACGAGCTGAACGAGGAGACCCGGGTCCGCAGCCGGTACCTCGACCTCATCGCCCGCGACCAGGCGCGCAAGAACGTGCTCGACCGGGCGAAGACCGTCGCGAGCCTCCGCCAGACGTTCACGGAGCGCGACTTCGTCGAGGTCGAGACGCCCATGCTGCAGGTCATGCACGGCGGCGCGTCGGCACGGCCGTTCGTCACGCACTCGAACGCGTTCGACACCGAGCTCTACCTGCGCATCGCGCCGGAGCTCTACCTGAAGCGCGCCGTCGTCGGCGGGATCGACCACGTCTACGAGATCAACCGCAACTTCCGCAACGAGGGTGCCGACTCCACGCACAGCCCGGAGTTCGCGATGCTCGAGGCGTATGAGGCCTACGGCGACTACGGCACCATGGCCGACCTCACCCAGACCCTCATCCAGAACGCCGCACTGGCCACGAGCGGCAGCCACGTCGTCACCTGGGCCGACGGCACCGAGTTCGACCTCGGCGGCGACTGGGACCGCATCTCGATGTTCGAGAGCCTCTCCGCCGCAGCCGGTGTGGAGATCACCCCGCAGACCCCGATCGAGGAGCTCAAGGCCCTCGCGGAGCGCGAGGGGGTCGAGGTGCCCCACCCCATCCACGGCAAGTACGTCGAGGAGCTGTGGGAGCACTTCGTGAAGGGCGGGCTCGAGCGCCCGACCTTCGTGATGGACTTCCCGGTCGACACGAGCCCCCTCGTCCGGGCGCACCGTTCCGTCGAGGGCGCGGTCGAGAAGTGGGATCTCTACGTCCGCGGCTTCGAACTGGCGACCGGCTACTCCGAGCTCGTCGACCCGGTGGTGCAGCGCGAGCGGTTCATCGAACAGGCGAAGCTCGCCGCGCAGGGCGACGTCGAGGCGATGCGTCTCGACGAGGAGTTCCTGCGGGCCCTCGAGTTCGGCATGCCGCCGTCGGGCGGCATGGGCATGGGCATCGACCGGCTCCTCATGGCGCTCACCGGTCTCGGCATCCGCGAGACGATCCTCTTCCCCCTGGTCAAGTAG
- a CDS encoding ATP-dependent Clp protease ATP-binding subunit — translation MFERFTDRARRVVVLAQEEAKMLNHNYIGTEHILLGLIHEGEGVAAKALESLGISLDAVREQVTDIIGTGQQQPTGHIPFTPRAKKVLELSLREALQLGHNYIGTEHILLGLIREGEGVAAQVLVKLGADLNRVRQQVIQLLSGYQGKEAAPVGGNQSEQQAQGGSQILDQFGRNLTQAARDNKLDPVIGRDKEMERVMQILSRRSKNNPVLIGEPGVGKTAVVEGLAQAIVKGDVPETLKDKQLYSLDLGSLIAGSRYRGDFEERLKKVTKEIRTRGDIIVFIDEIHTLVGAGAAEGAIDAASILKPLLARGELQTIGATTLDEYRKHFEKDAALERRFQPIQVMEPSLPHTINILKGLRDRYEAHHKVSITDGALVSAANLADRYISDRFLPDKAIDLIDEAGARLRLSILSSPPELREFDDKIAGVREAKETAIEEQDFEKAASLRDEEKNLLGERLRLEKQWRSGDVKTTAEVDEGLIAEVLAQATGIPVFKLTEEESSRLVFMEKALHQRVIGQEEAISALSKTIRRTRAGLKDPKRPSGSFIFAGPTGVGKTELAKALAEFLFDDEGALISLDMSEYGEKHTVSRLFGAPPGFVGFEEGGQLTEKVRRKPFSVVLFDEIEKAHPDIFNSLLQILEEGRLTDGQGRVVDFKNTVIIMTTNLGARDIAGGPVGFQIEGNASTGYDIMRGKVNEELKKHFKPEFLNRVDDIIVFPQLSKPELLQIVDLFTKRLSERLLDRDMTIELTLPAKERLIEVGFDPTLGARPLRRAMQREVEDQLSEQILHGQLNAGDHVHVDFVDGAFAFTTSARGESVGAGVNSQASLGTGSATPDLAITGE, via the coding sequence ATGTTCGAGAGATTCACCGACCGTGCGCGTCGTGTCGTCGTCCTGGCCCAGGAAGAGGCCAAGATGCTCAACCACAACTACATCGGGACCGAGCACATCCTGCTCGGCCTCATCCACGAGGGCGAAGGAGTGGCCGCCAAGGCGCTCGAGTCCCTCGGGATCTCCCTGGATGCCGTGCGCGAGCAGGTCACCGACATCATCGGCACCGGCCAGCAGCAGCCGACGGGACACATCCCGTTCACGCCGCGCGCCAAGAAGGTGCTGGAGCTGAGCCTGCGCGAAGCGCTGCAGCTCGGCCACAACTACATCGGCACGGAGCACATCCTGCTCGGCCTCATCCGCGAGGGTGAGGGCGTCGCCGCCCAGGTCCTCGTCAAGCTGGGCGCCGACCTCAACCGGGTGCGCCAGCAGGTCATCCAGCTGCTCTCCGGCTACCAGGGCAAGGAAGCCGCGCCCGTCGGCGGCAACCAGAGCGAGCAGCAGGCCCAGGGCGGATCCCAGATCCTCGACCAGTTCGGTCGCAACCTCACCCAGGCCGCGCGCGACAACAAGCTCGACCCGGTCATCGGTCGCGACAAGGAGATGGAGCGGGTCATGCAGATCCTCTCCCGTCGTTCCAAGAACAACCCGGTCCTGATCGGTGAGCCCGGTGTCGGTAAGACCGCGGTCGTCGAGGGCCTCGCCCAGGCGATCGTCAAGGGCGACGTCCCGGAGACGCTGAAGGACAAGCAGCTGTACTCGCTCGACCTCGGCTCGCTCATCGCCGGCAGCCGCTACCGCGGTGACTTCGAGGAGCGACTGAAGAAGGTCACCAAGGAGATCCGCACCCGCGGCGACATCATCGTCTTCATCGACGAGATCCACACCCTCGTGGGTGCCGGTGCCGCTGAAGGCGCGATCGACGCAGCCTCCATCCTCAAGCCGCTGCTCGCACGCGGTGAGCTCCAGACCATCGGTGCCACCACGCTCGACGAGTACCGCAAGCACTTCGAGAAGGACGCCGCACTCGAGCGCCGCTTCCAGCCCATCCAGGTCATGGAGCCGTCGCTGCCCCACACGATCAACATCCTCAAGGGGCTGCGCGACCGCTACGAGGCCCACCACAAGGTGTCCATCACCGACGGTGCACTCGTCTCGGCCGCCAACCTGGCCGACCGCTACATCTCCGACCGCTTCCTGCCCGACAAGGCCATCGACCTGATCGACGAGGCCGGCGCACGCCTGCGTCTGTCGATCCTCTCGAGCCCTCCGGAGCTGCGCGAGTTCGACGACAAGATCGCCGGCGTCCGCGAGGCCAAGGAGACGGCCATCGAGGAGCAGGACTTCGAGAAGGCCGCTTCGCTCCGCGACGAGGAGAAGAACCTCCTCGGCGAGCGTCTGCGCCTCGAGAAGCAGTGGCGCTCGGGCGACGTCAAGACCACCGCCGAGGTCGACGAGGGTCTGATCGCCGAGGTGCTCGCCCAGGCGACCGGTATCCCCGTCTTCAAGCTCACGGAGGAGGAGTCCTCGCGGCTCGTCTTCATGGAGAAGGCCCTGCACCAGCGCGTCATCGGTCAGGAGGAGGCCATCTCGGCCCTCTCGAAGACCATCCGACGCACCCGTGCCGGTCTGAAGGACCCGAAGCGTCCGTCCGGTTCGTTCATCTTCGCCGGCCCCACGGGTGTCGGTAAGACCGAGCTGGCCAAGGCGCTCGCCGAGTTCCTGTTCGACGACGAAGGCGCGCTCATCTCGCTCGACATGTCGGAGTACGGCGAGAAGCACACGGTCTCGCGACTGTTCGGTGCTCCTCCCGGGTTCGTCGGCTTCGAAGAGGGTGGCCAGCTCACCGAGAAGGTGCGCCGCAAGCCGTTCAGCGTCGTGCTCTTCGACGAGATCGAGAAGGCGCACCCCGACATCTTCAACTCGCTCCTCCAGATCCTGGAAGAGGGCCGGTTGACCGATGGTCAGGGTCGTGTCGTCGACTTCAAGAACACCGTCATCATCATGACCACCAACCTCGGTGCTCGCGACATCGCCGGTGGGCCCGTCGGCTTCCAGATCGAGGGCAACGCCTCGACCGGGTACGACATCATGCGCGGCAAGGTGAACGAGGAACTGAAGAAGCACTTCAAGCCCGAGTTCCTCAACCGTGTCGACGACATCATCGTGTTCCCGCAGCTGTCGAAGCCGGAGCTCCTGCAGATCGTGGACCTGTTCACGAAGCGCCTGTCGGAGCGTCTGCTCGACCGCGATATGACGATCGAGCTCACGCTCCCGGCGAAGGAGCGACTCATCGAGGTCGGGTTCGACCCCACTCTCGGTGCGCGTCCGCTGCGCCGTGCCATGCAGCGCGAGGTCGAGGACCAGCTCAGCGAGCAGATCCTCCACGGCCAGCTGAACGCCGGCGACCACGTGCACGTCGACTTCGTGGACGGGGCGTTCGCGTTCACGACCTCGGCTCGCGGCGAGTCCGTCGGTGCCGGCGTGAACTCGCAGGCTTCGCTCGGAACGGGTTCGGCCACGCCGGACCTCGCGATCACGGGCGAGTAG
- a CDS encoding glucose-6-phosphate dehydrogenase: MNAASSEAAAPRTLVILGAGGDLTARLLLPGLASLLASPRGEAVRLIGVDRSESTDEAWRKRVASSFADAPSKLADAIVSETTYLQADVSDPASLERVLEAAGPNVALYFALPPAVTLLACKALRKLELPKGIMLALEKPFGTDYASARSLNRLLQHLVPEEQVFRVDHFLGKSTVLNLLGLRFANRIFEPLLSADNIERVDIVFDEQLALEGRAGYYDRAGALIDMIQSHLLLVLAFAAMEPPASVHAEDLRGGMAQVLRATRPWRTDGTESRRARYGAGTIGDRKLPAYIDEQGVDPSNHTETLAEMTLAIDNWRWAGVPFVLRSGKALSGTRQEIVFTFKPVPHLPAGLHGTKTPARLRIGLKPASLDLDLMINGEDDPFELDPVALHAELQAGQLSAYGEVLSSILEGDPTLSVRGDVAEQCWRIVAPVLKAWRKDEVSIDTYPAGSAGPASWH; the protein is encoded by the coding sequence ATGAACGCCGCCAGCTCCGAAGCCGCAGCCCCTCGCACGCTCGTCATCCTCGGCGCCGGGGGAGACCTCACGGCACGACTCCTCCTCCCGGGGCTCGCCTCGCTCCTCGCCTCGCCGCGCGGCGAGGCCGTGCGCTTGATCGGCGTGGATCGCTCGGAGTCGACCGACGAGGCGTGGCGCAAGCGGGTCGCGAGCTCCTTCGCCGACGCCCCCTCGAAGCTGGCCGATGCGATCGTCTCCGAGACCACCTACCTGCAGGCCGACGTCTCCGACCCCGCGTCGCTCGAGCGGGTCCTCGAGGCCGCCGGCCCGAACGTCGCGCTGTACTTCGCGCTGCCGCCGGCCGTCACCCTGCTCGCCTGCAAGGCGCTGCGGAAGCTGGAGCTCCCGAAGGGCATCATGCTCGCCCTGGAGAAGCCGTTCGGGACCGACTACGCCTCCGCACGCTCGCTCAACCGGCTCCTCCAGCACCTCGTGCCCGAGGAGCAGGTGTTCCGTGTCGACCACTTCCTCGGCAAGTCCACGGTCCTCAACCTCCTCGGTCTCCGCTTCGCGAACCGCATCTTCGAGCCGCTGCTGTCGGCCGACAACATCGAACGCGTCGACATCGTCTTCGACGAGCAGTTGGCACTCGAGGGTCGTGCCGGCTACTACGACCGGGCCGGAGCGCTGATCGACATGATCCAGAGCCACCTGCTGCTCGTGCTCGCGTTCGCCGCCATGGAGCCCCCGGCGAGCGTGCACGCCGAGGACCTGCGCGGCGGGATGGCGCAGGTGCTTCGCGCGACACGACCGTGGAGGACCGACGGGACGGAGAGTCGGCGGGCGCGTTACGGCGCCGGCACGATCGGCGACCGCAAGCTGCCCGCCTACATCGACGAGCAGGGGGTCGACCCCTCGAACCACACGGAGACGCTCGCCGAGATGACGCTCGCGATCGACAACTGGCGGTGGGCCGGCGTGCCGTTCGTGCTGCGCTCGGGGAAGGCGTTGTCGGGCACGCGGCAGGAGATCGTGTTCACCTTCAAGCCGGTGCCGCACCTGCCCGCCGGCCTCCATGGGACGAAGACGCCGGCGCGGCTCCGCATCGGCCTGAAGCCGGCGTCGCTCGACCTCGACCTGATGATCAACGGCGAGGACGACCCGTTCGAGCTGGACCCCGTCGCCCTCCACGCGGAACTCCAGGCCGGGCAGCTGAGCGCGTACGGCGAGGTCCTGTCGAGCATCCTCGAGGGCGACCCGACGCTGTCGGTGCGCGGTGACGTCGCCGAGCAGTGCTGGCGGATCGTCGCGCCGGTCCTCAAGGCGTGGCGCAAGGACGAGGTGTCGATCGACACCTACCCGGCGGGAAGCGCTGGTCCCGCGTCCTGGCACTGA